The following proteins are encoded in a genomic region of Candidatus Neomarinimicrobiota bacterium:
- a CDS encoding four helix bundle protein, whose protein sequence is MNFDDWVGTVPSEITDDALWGVKAYRISLFASELGWNDVTKLTKDRRTLNLSNQLYRSLGSVSANIAEGYSRGSKKDQTRFYEYSLGSARESRDWYYKGRHVLGTEIAIHRIRFLTQIIRLLLTTIPQKRSYRVSEPNIECETGIEELLTNIPIP, encoded by the coding sequence GTGAATTTCGACGATTGGGTCGGAACTGTTCCAAGTGAGATCACTGATGATGCGCTGTGGGGCGTGAAAGCGTACCGAATAAGTCTATTTGCCTCTGAATTAGGATGGAATGATGTTACAAAATTGACGAAAGATCGCCGAACCCTCAACCTTTCAAATCAACTCTACAGGTCACTTGGATCAGTCAGCGCGAACATAGCCGAAGGTTACTCGCGTGGTTCCAAGAAAGATCAGACCCGTTTCTACGAATACTCGCTAGGATCGGCAAGAGAAAGCAGGGATTGGTACTATAAAGGCCGCCATGTCCTCGGAACAGAAATCGCAATTCATCGCATACGTTTTCTCACTCAAATCATTCGGCTTCTTTTGACAACGATCCCTCAGAAGAGAAGTTACAGAGTAAGTGAACCAAACATCGAATGCGAAACAGGCATTGAAGAATTGCTGACGAACATTCCAATACCATGA
- a CDS encoding NAD-dependent epimerase/dehydratase family protein: protein MKSLVTGASGFIGSHLVERLVDEGHRVTALVRKTSRLRWLENDSVQLVTGDIRNPDSLVGAVKNQDLIFHVAGTIRARRMKEFAETNHEGSRNLINTVIKHNPGVKKFVYVSSLAAGGPTTP from the coding sequence ATGAAATCTCTCGTCACCGGCGCGTCGGGATTCATCGGAAGCCACCTTGTGGAAAGACTGGTGGATGAAGGACACAGGGTAACGGCTCTCGTCCGAAAGACGAGCAGACTCCGGTGGCTTGAGAACGATTCGGTTCAGCTGGTGACAGGGGACATCCGAAATCCTGATTCACTAGTCGGTGCGGTGAAGAATCAGGATCTTATCTTCCACGTGGCAGGTACCATTCGTGCACGAAGGATGAAGGAGTTCGCGGAAACGAATCACGAAGGCAGCCGGAATCTGATCAACACAGTCATCAAGCACAACCCGGGCGTGAAGAAATTTGTCTACGTATCTTCTCTTGCCGCCGGAGGCCCCACTACACCACA